One Microbacterium keratanolyticum DNA window includes the following coding sequences:
- a CDS encoding ATP-dependent Clp protease ATP-binding subunit, whose protein sequence is MTTPQNDEQQSALEQFGINLTDRARQGKLDPVIGRDSEIRRVSQVLTRRTKNNPVLIGEPGVGKTAVAEGLAQRIVAGDVAESLKDKELVSLDISALVAGAMYRGQFEERLKSVLKEITESDGRIITFIDELHVLMGAGGGEGSVAASNMLKPMLARGELRLIGATTLNEYREFIEKDAALERRFQQVYVGEPSVEDTIAILRGLKGRYEAHHGVTISDSALVAAAALSNRYIPSRQLPDKAIDLVDESMSRLKMEIDSSPVEIDQLKRQVDRMKLEELALKKEKDAASKERLAALREQLVDLERELDVLEQRWARERQSLNRVGDLKKQLDEAVTQRDRALREADYAKASKLEYETIKRLERDIAEAEQAEASGADEPRMVNEQVTEEDIAAVIAAWTGIPVGRLMQGESEKLLHLEAELGKRLIGQKNAVAAVSDAVRRSRAGINDPGRPTGSFLFLGPTGVGKTELAKALAEFLFDDEHAMVRIDMSEYGEKHSVSRLVGAPPGYVGYEQGGQLTEAVRRRPYSVVLLDEVEKAHPEVFDVLLQVMDDGRLTDGQGRTVDFSNVILILTSNLGSPILIDPTLSLEEKNDAVQALVRQAFKPEFVNRLDDIVIFQALSEDDLAQIVELAVDQLQARLHERRLTLAVTPDARAWLAERGYDPVYGARPLRRLIQKEIQNRLATALLSGSVHDGDTVRVDVATDGAGLTLIPQR, encoded by the coding sequence CGGTGATCGGTCGTGACAGTGAGATTCGCCGTGTGAGCCAGGTGCTTACCCGCCGCACGAAGAACAACCCTGTCCTGATCGGTGAGCCCGGCGTCGGCAAGACCGCCGTCGCGGAAGGGCTGGCGCAGCGCATCGTCGCCGGTGACGTCGCCGAATCCCTGAAAGACAAAGAGCTCGTCTCGCTCGACATCTCGGCTCTCGTGGCCGGTGCGATGTACCGCGGCCAGTTCGAAGAGCGCCTGAAGAGCGTGCTCAAGGAGATCACCGAGTCGGATGGCCGCATCATCACCTTCATCGATGAGCTGCACGTGCTCATGGGTGCGGGTGGCGGCGAAGGCTCGGTGGCGGCGTCCAACATGCTCAAGCCGATGCTCGCGCGCGGTGAGCTCCGCCTGATCGGTGCCACCACGCTCAACGAGTACCGCGAGTTCATCGAGAAGGATGCTGCGCTGGAGCGCCGTTTCCAGCAGGTGTACGTGGGCGAGCCATCCGTCGAAGACACCATCGCGATTCTTCGCGGGCTCAAGGGCCGCTACGAAGCGCACCACGGTGTGACGATTTCCGACAGTGCGCTCGTCGCTGCCGCTGCGCTCTCGAACCGCTACATTCCGAGTCGTCAGCTGCCGGACAAGGCGATCGACCTCGTGGACGAATCGATGTCCCGTCTCAAGATGGAGATCGACTCTTCGCCTGTCGAGATCGACCAGCTCAAGCGTCAGGTCGACCGGATGAAGCTCGAAGAGCTGGCGCTCAAGAAAGAGAAGGATGCTGCGTCGAAGGAGCGCCTTGCTGCGCTTCGCGAGCAGCTTGTCGACCTGGAGCGCGAGCTCGATGTTCTCGAGCAGCGCTGGGCGCGTGAGCGCCAGAGCCTCAACCGCGTCGGCGACCTGAAGAAGCAGCTCGACGAGGCGGTCACGCAGCGCGACCGCGCACTGCGTGAGGCCGACTATGCGAAGGCATCGAAGCTCGAGTACGAGACCATCAAGCGACTCGAACGCGACATCGCCGAGGCCGAGCAGGCAGAGGCATCCGGAGCAGACGAGCCTCGCATGGTCAACGAGCAGGTGACCGAGGAAGACATCGCCGCCGTCATCGCCGCATGGACGGGCATTCCTGTCGGTCGGCTCATGCAGGGGGAGAGCGAGAAGCTGCTGCACCTGGAAGCCGAGCTCGGCAAGCGCCTTATCGGTCAGAAGAACGCTGTCGCAGCGGTGTCGGATGCGGTTCGCCGCTCGCGTGCGGGCATCAACGACCCCGGTCGCCCGACCGGATCGTTCCTGTTCCTCGGGCCGACCGGTGTCGGAAAGACCGAGCTGGCCAAGGCTCTCGCGGAGTTCCTCTTCGACGACGAGCACGCCATGGTGCGGATCGACATGTCGGAGTACGGCGAGAAGCACTCGGTCTCGCGGCTCGTCGGTGCCCCTCCGGGCTACGTCGGCTATGAGCAGGGCGGTCAGCTGACCGAGGCGGTTCGTCGCCGCCCCTACAGCGTCGTGCTGCTGGACGAGGTCGAGAAGGCGCATCCGGAGGTCTTCGACGTGCTCCTGCAGGTCATGGATGACGGACGCCTGACCGATGGTCAGGGGCGCACGGTCGACTTCTCGAACGTGATCCTGATCCTCACCTCGAACCTGGGCTCGCCGATTCTCATCGACCCGACTCTGTCGCTCGAAGAGAAGAACGATGCCGTGCAGGCGCTCGTGCGTCAGGCCTTCAAGCCCGAGTTCGTGAACCGGCTCGATGACATCGTCATCTTCCAGGCGCTCAGCGAAGACGATCTCGCGCAGATCGTCGAGCTCGCGGTCGATCAGCTGCAGGCTCGCCTGCACGAGCGTCGACTGACTCTCGCGGTGACTCCGGATGCTCGCGCCTGGCTGGCCGAGCGCGGATACGACCCGGTGTACGGGGCGCGCCCGCTGCGTCGGCTCATCCAGAAGGAGATCCAGAACCGCCTCGCCACCGCGCTGCTCTCGGGCAGCGTGCACGACGGCGACACCGTGCGGGTCGATGTTGCGACCGACGGGGCCGGGCTCACGCTCATCCCGCAGCGCTAA
- a CDS encoding nitroreductase family protein, with product MTAVLDRTAPTDHPVVLDGRWSPRAFDPITPIDEDALSSALEAARWSPSANNVQPWRFIVARRGSELHRQLFGTLAGFNTAWAGSAAALIVAVAETADAEGQPIHFAAYDLGQAVAHFTVQAHHDGLHVHQMGGFDRAAVSEIAGLEARFVPTTMIAVGLVGDPSSLPGPLAEREVAPRERRLLSETVLLND from the coding sequence ATGACCGCTGTCCTCGATCGCACCGCTCCCACCGATCACCCCGTCGTTCTCGACGGGCGCTGGAGCCCTCGCGCGTTCGACCCGATCACGCCCATCGATGAGGACGCTCTCTCCTCGGCCCTTGAGGCTGCACGCTGGTCGCCGTCTGCCAACAATGTGCAGCCCTGGCGCTTCATCGTCGCCCGTCGCGGATCCGAGCTTCACCGCCAGCTCTTCGGCACGCTGGCCGGCTTCAACACCGCGTGGGCGGGTTCCGCTGCCGCGCTGATCGTCGCGGTCGCAGAGACCGCGGATGCCGAAGGCCAGCCGATTCACTTCGCCGCCTACGACCTCGGCCAGGCAGTCGCACACTTCACCGTGCAGGCCCACCACGACGGTCTGCATGTGCACCAGATGGGTGGCTTCGACCGCGCCGCGGTCAGCGAGATCGCCGGCCTCGAAGCCCGCTTCGTTCCTACGACGATGATCGCTGTCGGCCTCGTCGGCGACCCTTCGTCCCTGCCCGGCCCGCTCGCTGAGCGCGAGGTCGCACCGCGCGAGCGTCGCCTGCTGTCCGAGACGGTTCTTCTCAACGACTGA
- a CDS encoding gluconokinase, with the protein MIPAPTDVGTSLVVMGVSGVGKSTVAELFAQRTGLRFVDADDLHGAANIAKMSAGIPLTDEDRWPWLARVGAELAQHPPAVVACSALKRAYRDALRAQAPQTPFVLLSADATQIEAQVSARQGHFMPPALLQSQLAALEPLGDDEQGITIEVDAAPEVLVERMLRRYGIRLVSASS; encoded by the coding sequence GTGATCCCCGCACCGACCGATGTCGGCACCTCCCTCGTCGTGATGGGGGTCTCCGGAGTGGGAAAGTCGACCGTGGCCGAGCTGTTCGCGCAGCGCACGGGCCTTCGCTTCGTCGACGCCGACGACCTGCACGGCGCAGCGAACATCGCCAAGATGAGTGCGGGCATTCCGCTCACGGACGAGGACCGTTGGCCATGGCTTGCCCGGGTGGGCGCCGAGCTGGCTCAGCATCCGCCTGCTGTCGTCGCCTGCTCGGCCCTCAAGCGCGCATACCGCGATGCGCTGCGTGCGCAAGCACCGCAGACGCCGTTCGTGCTGCTCTCGGCGGATGCCACGCAGATCGAAGCCCAGGTATCGGCACGCCAGGGGCATTTCATGCCGCCCGCGCTGCTGCAGTCGCAGCTCGCCGCGCTCGAGCCGCTTGGCGACGATGAGCAGGGCATCACGATCGAGGTGGATGCGGCACCAGAGGTGCTCGTCGAGCGGATGCTGCGCCGCTACGGCATCCGTCTCGTGTCTGCGTCGAGCTAG
- the manD gene encoding D-mannonate dehydratase ManD: MTIDRADVIVTSPDRNFVTLKITTADGVTGLGDATLNGRELAVVAYLSEHVVPLLIGADEDRIEDTWQFLYRSAYWRRGPVTMAAIAAVDMALWDIKGKKAGMPVYQLLGGASRSGLLAYGHASGKELPELFDSVRSHLEQGYRAIRIQTGVPGLKAIYGIASQAADTGGGEARYDHEPARRGAKPVEEDWDTRAYLHHLPGVFEAVRNEFGPDIPLLHDGHHRMTPIQAAKLGKSLEPYDLFWLEDCTPAENQEALRLVRQHTTTPLAIGEIFNTVWDFKDIIRDQLIDYVRGAVTHMGGISALKKTLDYAAMYQIKSGMHGPTDISPVGMAAAMHLGLAIHNFGIQEYMQHGAKTDQVFEQSFTWRNGLLHPGDAPGLGVELNVDEAGKYPYEQAYLPYNRLADGTVHDW, from the coding sequence ATGACCATCGACAGAGCCGACGTCATCGTCACGAGCCCCGACCGCAACTTCGTCACGCTGAAGATCACCACCGCCGACGGCGTCACCGGTCTCGGCGACGCGACCCTCAACGGCCGCGAGCTCGCGGTCGTCGCCTACCTCAGCGAACACGTCGTTCCGCTGCTGATCGGAGCCGACGAGGACCGCATCGAAGACACCTGGCAGTTCCTGTACCGCAGCGCGTACTGGCGGCGCGGCCCGGTGACCATGGCGGCGATCGCCGCGGTCGACATGGCGCTGTGGGACATCAAGGGCAAGAAGGCCGGGATGCCCGTGTACCAGCTGCTCGGAGGCGCATCGCGCAGCGGGCTGCTCGCCTACGGCCACGCCTCGGGCAAGGAACTGCCCGAGCTGTTCGACTCGGTGCGCTCCCACCTGGAGCAGGGCTATCGCGCCATCCGTATCCAGACGGGCGTACCCGGACTCAAGGCGATCTACGGCATCGCATCCCAGGCCGCAGACACCGGCGGAGGCGAGGCACGCTACGACCACGAGCCCGCCCGCCGCGGCGCCAAGCCGGTCGAGGAGGACTGGGACACCCGGGCGTACCTGCATCACCTCCCCGGCGTCTTCGAAGCCGTGCGCAATGAGTTCGGCCCAGACATCCCGCTGCTGCACGACGGCCACCACCGGATGACACCGATCCAGGCGGCGAAGCTCGGCAAGTCACTCGAGCCCTACGATCTGTTCTGGCTCGAGGACTGCACGCCGGCCGAGAACCAGGAAGCCCTTCGCCTCGTGCGTCAGCACACGACGACGCCACTCGCGATTGGCGAGATCTTCAACACCGTCTGGGATTTCAAGGACATCATCCGCGACCAGCTCATCGACTACGTGCGCGGCGCCGTCACGCACATGGGCGGCATCAGCGCGCTGAAGAAGACCCTCGACTACGCGGCGATGTACCAGATCAAGTCCGGCATGCACGGGCCCACCGACATCTCCCCCGTCGGCATGGCCGCCGCGATGCACCTGGGTCTCGCGATCCACAACTTCGGCATCCAGGAGTACATGCAGCACGGAGCCAAGACCGATCAGGTGTTCGAGCAGTCCTTCACCTGGCGGAACGGCCTGCTGCACCCGGGTGACGCCCCGGGACTCGGCGTCGAGCTCAACGTGGACGAGGCGGGCAAGTACCCGTACGAGCAGGCCTACCTGCCGTACAACCGACTCGCCGACGGCACGGTGCACGACTGGTGA
- a CDS encoding N-acetylglucosamine-6-phosphate deacetylase, producing the protein MTLLRGRDVFSGEAVELVVERDKIVEIRPLAASAASLPWIGPGLIDLQVNGHAEGDANAAQPDASQIAAMSRSLSARGVTRFLPTIITASESDIISRIRAVVDACADPAIARSVAGIHIEGPSLSEQDGPRGVHPLAHIRPPRIDELQRWLDAASGLLRVVTLSPHHDGAVEATRFLVANGVQVSIGHTHADEEQIRAVVDAGATLSTHLGNGAHGVLPRHPNYIWSQLAEPRLRAGVIADGHHLPDSTLATMLAAKRDHGIFLVSDAVATPAALRHGGESTVGGGVELASDGALRHVATGYLAGSVQTLDVGVATVARITDSLATAYALATHAPAAALGLPALWQPGARADVVQFEWAPGDTEIHPVRVLIAGEPATV; encoded by the coding sequence ATGACTCTCCTGCGTGGTCGCGACGTCTTCAGCGGCGAGGCTGTGGAACTCGTCGTCGAACGGGACAAGATCGTCGAGATCCGCCCGCTTGCCGCATCCGCCGCGAGCCTGCCGTGGATCGGCCCCGGACTCATCGACCTCCAGGTCAACGGGCACGCGGAAGGCGATGCGAACGCGGCGCAGCCGGATGCCTCGCAAATCGCTGCGATGTCCCGCAGCCTGAGCGCCCGGGGCGTCACGCGGTTTCTGCCGACGATCATCACCGCCTCCGAATCCGACATCATCTCCCGGATCCGCGCCGTCGTCGACGCCTGCGCCGATCCGGCGATCGCCCGTTCGGTCGCCGGTATTCACATCGAAGGGCCCAGCCTCTCGGAGCAGGACGGACCCCGCGGTGTGCATCCTCTCGCGCACATCCGCCCTCCCCGCATCGACGAACTGCAGCGCTGGCTCGATGCCGCATCCGGTCTGCTCCGCGTCGTCACCCTGTCTCCGCACCACGACGGTGCGGTCGAGGCGACCCGCTTTCTGGTCGCCAACGGCGTGCAGGTCTCGATCGGCCACACGCATGCCGACGAGGAGCAGATCCGCGCGGTCGTGGACGCCGGGGCGACATTGTCGACGCACCTCGGCAACGGTGCGCATGGCGTCCTGCCGCGACACCCCAACTACATCTGGTCGCAGCTGGCTGAGCCCCGCCTCCGCGCCGGGGTCATCGCCGACGGTCATCACCTTCCCGACTCCACCCTCGCGACGATGCTGGCGGCCAAGCGCGACCACGGGATCTTCCTCGTGAGCGATGCCGTCGCCACGCCCGCCGCTCTGCGCCACGGCGGCGAGTCGACCGTGGGCGGCGGCGTCGAGCTCGCGTCCGACGGAGCACTGCGACACGTAGCCACCGGTTACCTCGCCGGATCCGTTCAGACGCTCGACGTGGGCGTCGCGACCGTCGCCCGCATCACTGACTCACTCGCCACGGCGTACGCCCTCGCGACGCACGCGCCCGCAGCGGCCCTCGGGCTGCCCGCGCTCTGGCAGCCGGGCGCACGCGCGGATGTCGTGCAATTCGAATGGGCCCCGGGCGATACCGAGATCCACCCCGTACGAGTGCTCATCGCCGGCGAGCCCGCGACCGTCTGA
- a CDS encoding 6-phosphogluconolactonase: MSTPTFALHVHPDRTEMGVSAARSAAATLRAAIAERGAARMIAAAAPSQLDVYRALAQEPGIDWSKVTVLHMDEYVGLDAAAPQRFGNWLRTHLLDALSSPPVFHAMRTELGAQQSAAEYVTLLEEAPIDLVCLGIGVNGHIAFNDPPEARFDEASPVRIVALDEASRVQQVDDECFDTLGDVPTHALTLTIPALLAGSHLVCAVPDARKADAVRALVEEPVTEAWPCTVLRRHTRCEVHVDSDAASLVPLTGPARQRVVVHGS, encoded by the coding sequence ATGAGCACGCCTACGTTCGCCCTGCACGTCCATCCCGACCGCACCGAGATGGGTGTCAGCGCCGCCCGATCCGCCGCCGCAACGCTGCGCGCGGCGATCGCTGAGCGCGGCGCGGCCCGTATGATCGCCGCCGCAGCTCCGAGCCAGCTCGATGTGTATCGCGCTCTTGCGCAGGAGCCGGGGATCGACTGGTCCAAGGTCACCGTGCTGCACATGGACGAGTACGTCGGGCTCGACGCCGCCGCGCCCCAGCGCTTCGGCAACTGGCTGCGCACGCACCTTCTCGACGCGCTCTCCTCCCCACCGGTGTTCCACGCGATGCGTACAGAGCTCGGCGCGCAGCAGTCGGCGGCTGAGTACGTCACGCTGCTGGAGGAGGCACCGATCGATCTGGTGTGCCTCGGCATCGGCGTCAACGGACACATCGCCTTCAACGATCCGCCCGAGGCGCGCTTCGACGAGGCGTCCCCGGTGCGCATCGTCGCTCTCGACGAGGCCAGCCGCGTGCAGCAGGTGGATGACGAGTGCTTCGATACCCTCGGAGACGTGCCGACCCACGCACTCACACTGACGATCCCGGCGTTGCTCGCGGGCAGCCACCTGGTGTGCGCCGTTCCCGACGCCCGCAAAGCCGACGCCGTGCGTGCGCTCGTCGAGGAACCCGTGACGGAGGCGTGGCCGTGCACCGTCCTGCGCCGACACACCCGCTGCGAGGTGCACGTCGACAGCGATGCGGCGTCGCTCGTCCCTCTGACCGGACCGGCGCGCCAACGCGTCGTCGTTCACGGCTCATGA
- a CDS encoding LacI family DNA-binding transcriptional regulator, which yields MTSKRNGRATLADVAAAAGVSKSTASRAFSRPELIRPENVERIRRIAAELGYTADPRARALSTGRTANIAVIVPDIANPFFPPLVRAVESGAERAELAVFLGDTDESASRERVLVDRLEKQVDGFVLASPRLPDAQIRELAERVPTVLINRDIPGVHRVLVDAATGVREAVELLIALGHRAIAYLAGPPESWADQQRRDAVVQAAAHAGLALSVLELGRPSYEAGRECVGSMIATGATAAIAFDDVIAHGVLAGFATLGREVPADFSVIGCDDVLAATTFPALTTISGGSAASGAAALDTLLALIDGEHPEQRTAIAGHLVHRASVSAVRQHAR from the coding sequence ATGACCTCGAAACGCAACGGCAGGGCGACCCTGGCCGATGTCGCCGCGGCCGCGGGTGTGTCAAAGTCGACCGCCTCCCGCGCATTCAGCCGCCCCGAGCTGATCAGGCCAGAGAACGTCGAGCGCATCCGGCGGATCGCCGCGGAGCTCGGCTACACGGCGGATCCCCGTGCGCGCGCACTCTCGACCGGGCGCACGGCGAACATCGCGGTCATCGTTCCCGACATCGCCAACCCCTTCTTCCCGCCGCTCGTCCGGGCTGTCGAGTCGGGGGCCGAGCGGGCCGAGCTCGCCGTGTTCCTCGGCGACACCGACGAGAGCGCCTCGCGTGAGCGAGTCCTGGTCGACCGGCTCGAGAAGCAGGTGGACGGCTTCGTGCTCGCCTCCCCGCGCCTTCCCGATGCGCAGATCCGCGAGCTCGCCGAGCGGGTGCCCACGGTGCTGATCAATCGCGACATTCCGGGCGTGCATCGGGTTCTGGTCGATGCGGCGACCGGTGTGCGCGAAGCAGTCGAACTGCTCATCGCCCTCGGGCATCGGGCCATCGCGTACCTCGCGGGTCCGCCCGAGTCATGGGCGGATCAGCAGCGCCGGGACGCCGTCGTGCAGGCCGCCGCGCATGCGGGGCTCGCGCTCTCGGTGCTCGAACTCGGGCGCCCCAGTTACGAGGCGGGTCGCGAGTGCGTCGGCTCCATGATCGCGACGGGGGCGACGGCGGCGATCGCCTTCGATGATGTCATCGCCCATGGGGTGCTCGCCGGTTTCGCAACGCTCGGTCGCGAGGTGCCCGCGGATTTCAGCGTCATCGGGTGTGACGATGTGCTCGCGGCGACGACGTTCCCGGCGCTCACGACGATCTCCGGTGGTTCGGCGGCGAGTGGTGCGGCCGCGCTCGACACGCTGCTCGCGCTCATCGATGGCGAGCACCCGGAGCAGCGCACCGCGATCGCGGGCCATCTGGTGCATCGGGCGAGTGTCTCGGCGGTGCGTCAACACGCACGTTGA
- a CDS encoding Gfo/Idh/MocA family protein has protein sequence MTGIVIAGVAHSHVDYATAELRARQDLSLLGVFDADRDAAARIAEPFGAPVAESLDALLALGPEIVVCAGVYSERAATVIAALESGADVLCDKPLCIALDELDQIVAACRRTGRHVALMLEKRTYPETLALQAALRSGEIGRPVAFSSWAPHKLLRDVRAPWFLDPARYGGILADLLVHDVDIALQVTGATRGTVRGWLGPQIDTGFHLQGGATVSFGDIGGPVLSAEVDWLTPAGSEIHGDYRMRVVGTEGTAELYWGRGRCELTTATQARHDVALDAGRRPAEDALDALLAGGERAAEATSDAILATRIALLAEQSARSGGIELTWEHTA, from the coding sequence ATGACAGGCATCGTGATCGCCGGCGTGGCCCACTCCCACGTCGACTACGCCACCGCAGAGCTGCGGGCGCGACAAGACCTCTCCCTGCTCGGCGTCTTCGACGCAGACCGTGACGCGGCGGCGCGCATCGCCGAGCCTTTCGGTGCACCCGTGGCCGAGTCGCTCGACGCACTGCTCGCGCTCGGCCCGGAGATCGTCGTCTGCGCCGGTGTGTACAGCGAGCGCGCCGCCACCGTGATCGCCGCCCTCGAGTCCGGCGCCGATGTGCTCTGCGACAAGCCGCTGTGCATCGCCCTCGACGAACTCGACCAGATCGTCGCGGCCTGCCGGCGCACCGGGCGGCACGTCGCCCTCATGCTGGAGAAGCGCACCTACCCAGAGACGCTCGCGCTGCAGGCGGCGCTTCGTTCAGGAGAAATTGGCCGGCCCGTCGCCTTCTCGTCATGGGCGCCGCATAAGCTCCTGCGCGACGTGCGCGCTCCCTGGTTCCTCGATCCCGCCCGCTACGGCGGCATCCTCGCCGACCTGCTCGTGCACGATGTCGACATCGCGCTGCAGGTGACGGGCGCCACCCGCGGAACCGTCCGCGGCTGGCTCGGTCCGCAGATCGACACCGGATTCCACCTGCAGGGCGGAGCGACAGTCTCGTTCGGTGACATCGGTGGCCCTGTGCTCAGTGCGGAAGTCGATTGGCTCACTCCCGCAGGCTCCGAGATCCACGGCGACTACCGCATGCGCGTCGTGGGCACCGAGGGCACCGCGGAGCTCTACTGGGGCCGTGGGCGCTGCGAACTCACCACCGCGACGCAGGCACGTCACGATGTGGCCCTCGACGCCGGCCGTCGTCCCGCAGAAGACGCCCTCGACGCCCTGCTGGCCGGGGGCGAGCGCGCGGCCGAGGCCACGAGCGACGCGATTCTCGCCACCCGCATCGCCCTGCTCGCCGAGCAGAGCGCCCGCTCCGGTGGGATCGAACTCACCTGGGAGCACACCGCATGA
- a CDS encoding Gfo/Idh/MocA family protein: MIDIAIIGAGFIGGVHARLIDSIDGARVSAVIDSNVDRAQALAAPRGARVATSLDDLGDHVPHLVSICTVSAGHADLAIAALERGFPVLVEKPVDITLEAAARLADAARLHDRVVGVVSQRRFLPTAQALREAIDAGRLGKLTGGTVESPFFRAQSYYDSGDWRGTREYDGGGALMNQGVHALDLLLWFLGDPASVSAASACVAHERIEVEDVVGAAIAFRSGAVGTAFASTAAFPESGVRLSVFGTEGSATIADGRLTMRFADDEVVIEDSAPDGWSTIDWAHRAQYVDVLAAIAENRAPAIGIEDGRRALASVLGIYESAETGRAVSLI, encoded by the coding sequence ATGATCGACATCGCCATCATCGGAGCCGGATTCATCGGAGGCGTGCACGCGCGTCTCATCGATTCGATCGACGGCGCGCGGGTCAGCGCGGTCATCGACTCGAACGTCGACCGGGCGCAGGCTCTCGCCGCACCGCGAGGGGCGCGAGTCGCCACATCACTGGATGATCTCGGCGATCACGTTCCCCACCTCGTGAGCATCTGCACGGTGAGCGCCGGCCACGCCGATCTCGCCATCGCCGCACTCGAACGCGGCTTCCCCGTACTCGTCGAGAAGCCCGTCGACATCACGCTCGAGGCTGCTGCGCGGTTGGCCGACGCGGCGCGACTGCATGATCGGGTCGTCGGCGTCGTCAGTCAGCGTCGGTTCCTCCCCACCGCACAGGCGCTGCGGGAGGCCATCGACGCCGGACGCCTCGGGAAGCTCACGGGTGGAACCGTCGAGTCGCCCTTCTTCCGGGCCCAGTCGTATTACGACTCCGGCGACTGGCGCGGTACCCGGGAGTACGACGGAGGTGGCGCTCTCATGAACCAGGGCGTGCACGCCCTCGACCTGCTCCTCTGGTTCCTCGGCGACCCGGCGAGCGTCAGCGCGGCATCCGCATGCGTGGCGCATGAGCGCATCGAGGTCGAAGACGTCGTCGGTGCGGCGATCGCGTTCCGCTCCGGGGCGGTCGGCACCGCCTTCGCCTCGACCGCGGCCTTCCCCGAAAGCGGTGTTCGGCTGTCGGTGTTCGGCACGGAAGGATCAGCCACGATCGCCGACGGGCGCCTCACGATGCGCTTCGCCGACGACGAGGTCGTGATCGAAGACTCGGCTCCCGACGGCTGGTCGACGATCGACTGGGCGCACCGGGCACAGTACGTCGACGTTCTCGCAGCCATCGCCGAGAACCGCGCGCCGGCCATCGGCATCGAGGACGGCCGCCGCGCGCTGGCATCCGTCCTCGGCATCTACGAATCGGCCGAGACCGGCCGTGCCGTCTCTCTCATCTGA
- a CDS encoding ABC transporter substrate-binding protein encodes MKRTARLSIALAGVTAVSLALAGCAGGSTPATEEGGDVTLRFAWWGSDARHTATQAAIDAFEEANPGITVEAEFGDWGGYWDRLATQTAGGNAPDVMQMSDAYLAEYAGRGVLLPLDDRAEIDFSGLDAGGVASGEVDGKLYALQAGANFPAVLANPALFEAAGIEMPDDSTWSWEDYVQVAADLTKAGVGAVGTDSIIGDPVTNAWLLQHGDSLFTADGKVGFDKDGLTGFFELVSELSTSGAAPAASVITEQMVLSPDQWGIATGKSAMGFAWSNLLTTIEGSLGSELDLLRMPTDSKESGLYLRGAMYYAISAGTKHPVESAKLIDFLLNDEAAADELLAERGLPLNTSIREYIADKVSDPEQRLIAFTVDNADALGTAPSVPAVGGGTYDQVIQRGISDVLFGTLSPKEASERVHTELSDLLTAAG; translated from the coding sequence ATGAAGCGCACAGCACGACTCAGCATTGCTCTCGCAGGCGTGACCGCAGTGAGCCTGGCACTTGCCGGCTGCGCGGGCGGTTCGACACCCGCCACGGAAGAAGGCGGCGATGTCACGCTGCGCTTCGCCTGGTGGGGTTCGGATGCACGCCACACGGCCACGCAGGCGGCGATCGATGCCTTCGAGGAGGCCAACCCCGGCATCACGGTGGAGGCCGAGTTCGGCGACTGGGGTGGCTACTGGGATCGCCTGGCAACGCAGACCGCCGGCGGCAACGCCCCCGACGTGATGCAGATGAGCGACGCCTACCTTGCGGAGTACGCCGGTCGCGGGGTGCTCCTGCCGCTCGATGATCGCGCGGAGATCGACTTCTCGGGTCTCGACGCAGGCGGCGTCGCGAGCGGCGAGGTGGACGGAAAGCTCTACGCGCTGCAGGCGGGAGCCAACTTCCCGGCGGTGCTCGCCAATCCGGCGCTCTTCGAAGCCGCGGGCATCGAGATGCCGGACGACAGCACCTGGTCGTGGGAGGACTACGTGCAGGTCGCGGCGGACCTCACCAAGGCCGGTGTCGGCGCTGTCGGCACCGACTCGATCATCGGAGACCCGGTGACGAACGCCTGGCTGCTGCAGCACGGCGACTCGCTGTTCACCGCAGACGGCAAGGTCGGATTCGACAAGGACGGCCTGACCGGGTTCTTCGAGCTCGTCTCCGAGCTCTCGACCTCGGGCGCCGCGCCTGCGGCCTCGGTCATCACCGAGCAGATGGTGCTCTCGCCCGATCAGTGGGGCATCGCCACGGGCAAGAGCGCGATGGGCTTCGCCTGGTCGAACCTGCTGACCACGATCGAAGGATCGCTCGGATCGGAGCTGGATCTGCTGCGCATGCCGACCGACAGCAAGGAATCGGGCCTGTACCTCCGCGGGGCGATGTATTACGCGATCTCCGCGGGCACCAAGCATCCTGTCGAGTCCGCGAAGCTCATCGACTTCCTGCTCAACGATGAGGCGGCAGCCGATGAGCTGCTCGCCGAGCGCGGACTGCCCCTGAACACGAGCATCCGCGAGTACATCGCCGACAAGGTCAGCGACCCTGAGCAGCGGCTCATCGCCTTCACGGTCGACAACGCCGACGCCCTCGGCACGGCGCCGTCGGTCCCCGCCGTCGGCGGCGGGACGTACGACCAGGTGATCCAGCGCGGCATCTCGGACGTGCTGTTCGGCACGCTGAGCCCCAAGGAAGCATCCGAGCGCGTGCACACCGAACTCAGCGACCTGTTGACGGCCGCCGGCTGA